Proteins encoded by one window of Desulfovibrio ferrophilus:
- a CDS encoding ABC transporter permease, whose product MNARNTVRRVGEFTLRKSRPLVQTNAILMETARSFVRLTFLNTACYRSMVRHLYAVAVQSLPSTCFIALIMGSITVHYLLSILTGLGAYDRIGDYLIDAMLHEIAPVTVAVILMVRAGTATLSETALMAIRGELDTLSMLDIRLRDYLFLPRIMAFAVAGPCLTLAFSLVGLLGGFLVMGYLQDITLANYLDQIAEALVPSDLLYITAKPFLFATLVAAISVQRGLNIQAKLTDLPRQLIQGLMYALAAIVGVEVIFILFT is encoded by the coding sequence ATGAACGCCCGGAATACGGTACGCCGCGTTGGCGAATTCACACTCCGCAAAAGCAGACCGCTTGTGCAGACCAACGCCATCCTCATGGAAACGGCCCGCTCATTCGTACGCCTGACATTCCTGAATACGGCCTGCTACCGGTCCATGGTGAGGCACCTCTACGCCGTAGCCGTGCAAAGCCTGCCATCAACCTGTTTCATTGCCCTGATCATGGGTTCCATCACTGTCCATTACCTGTTGTCCATCCTCACTGGACTCGGTGCCTATGACCGCATCGGTGACTATCTCATTGACGCCATGCTGCATGAAATTGCCCCGGTCACCGTGGCCGTCATTCTGATGGTGCGAGCAGGCACAGCCACCCTTTCCGAAACCGCGCTCATGGCAATCCGTGGCGAACTGGACACCCTGTCCATGCTGGACATCAGACTCAGGGATTATCTCTTTTTGCCACGCATCATGGCTTTTGCGGTCGCTGGCCCCTGCCTGACCCTGGCCTTCAGTCTGGTCGGATTACTCGGCGGCTTCCTGGTCATGGGCTATCTTCAGGATATCACCCTGGCCAACTATCTGGACCAGATTGCCGAAGCGCTTGTGCCAAGTGATCTGCTCTACATCACGGCCAAACCATTCCTGTTCGCCACGCTTGTCGCGGCCATCAGTGTGCAGCGCGGCCTGAATATCCAGGCCAAGCTCACGGACTTGCCCAGGCAACTCATCCAGGGGTTGATGTATGCCTTGGCAGCCATCGTAGGTGTGGAAGTCATCTTCATCCTCTTCACCTGA